A part of Paenibacillus sp. IHBB 10380 genomic DNA contains:
- the radC gene encoding RadC family protein, with the protein MLLRDIPHEERPRERMMHYGVDALSHAELLAILLRTGSYQESAIHLAQRILNQVGSIRNLVDLSIEELTQIKGIGNAKAVQIKAAIELGQRLVKARMTDPVTIRSPRDAADVLREQLRYLQKEHFICLFLNTKNHIIAQETLSIGSLNASIVHPREVFRAAIKCSSASIVCAHNHPSGDPTPSPEDIALTSRLVEAGNIVGIDVLDHIIIGDGEYVSLKEKGMM; encoded by the coding sequence ATGTTACTACGCGACATCCCCCATGAAGAACGACCTAGAGAGCGCATGATGCATTATGGGGTAGATGCGTTAAGCCATGCTGAATTGCTGGCTATATTGCTTCGGACCGGATCTTATCAAGAATCTGCTATTCACTTGGCTCAGCGTATATTGAATCAGGTGGGCAGTATTAGGAATCTAGTAGACCTCAGCATCGAAGAATTAACACAGATCAAAGGAATTGGAAATGCAAAGGCTGTCCAGATAAAGGCAGCTATTGAATTGGGACAGAGACTGGTCAAAGCACGTATGACCGATCCAGTGACCATTCGTAGTCCTCGTGATGCAGCAGATGTACTGAGAGAGCAATTGAGGTATTTGCAAAAGGAACATTTTATTTGTTTGTTTCTAAATACAAAAAATCACATCATTGCCCAAGAAACGCTTTCTATTGGGAGTCTAAATGCCTCCATTGTGCATCCACGTGAGGTGTTTCGGGCTGCTATCAAATGTAGCAGTGCATCCATTGTATGTGCACACAACCATCCGAGTGGAGATCCTACACCAAGTCCTGAAGATATTGCTCTGACTTCCAGATTAGTGGAGGCAGGAAATATTGTGGGGATTGACGTTTTGGATCATATTATTATTGGTGATGGGGAATATGTGAGTTTGAAGGAAAAGGGCATGATGTAA
- a CDS encoding rod shape-determining protein, producing the protein MFGSFTKDLGIDLGTANTLVYVRGKGIVVREPSVVAIRIDTKSIEAVGESAKKMIGRTPGNIQAIRPMKDGVIADFDITATMIKYFIKQAQKQRSLFQRHPNVMVCVPSGITAVEQRAVEDATKQAGAREAYIIEEPFAAAIGADLPVWEPTGSMVVDIGGGTTEVAVISLGGIVTSRSVRVAGDEMDVSIIQYIKRQYNLMIGERTSEQLKMEVGSALPLEQVETMEIRGRDLVSGLPKTITITSDEISEALGDTVNAIIEAVKVTLEKCPPELAADIMDRGIVLTGGGALLRNLDKLLAEETGMPVIVAENPLDCVAIGTGKALENIHLFKPSARSRR; encoded by the coding sequence ATGTTTGGTAGCTTCACGAAAGATTTAGGAATTGACTTGGGGACAGCGAATACACTCGTTTACGTCCGTGGTAAAGGCATTGTTGTGAGAGAACCCTCTGTGGTGGCTATTAGAATAGATACGAAGAGTATTGAGGCTGTAGGTGAATCAGCTAAAAAAATGATTGGGCGTACACCTGGTAACATTCAGGCTATCAGACCGATGAAAGATGGCGTTATTGCTGATTTCGATATTACAGCAACGATGATTAAATATTTTATCAAACAAGCTCAGAAGCAACGTTCGTTATTTCAACGTCATCCTAATGTTATGGTATGTGTACCTTCAGGTATTACAGCTGTGGAACAACGTGCTGTAGAGGATGCTACGAAACAGGCAGGAGCACGTGAAGCCTATATTATCGAAGAGCCATTCGCAGCAGCTATTGGCGCAGATCTTCCGGTATGGGAACCCACAGGAAGTATGGTGGTTGATATCGGTGGAGGAACGACTGAAGTAGCCGTGATCTCACTTGGAGGTATCGTAACAAGTCGTTCTGTTCGAGTAGCAGGCGATGAGATGGACGTGTCTATCATCCAGTACATTAAACGTCAGTATAATTTGATGATCGGGGAACGTACTTCTGAGCAACTGAAAATGGAAGTAGGTTCTGCGCTACCGCTAGAGCAAGTAGAGACGATGGAAATTCGCGGTCGTGATCTTGTGTCAGGTTTACCTAAGACGATTACAATTACTTCGGATGAAATCAGTGAAGCACTTGGAGATACAGTAAATGCCATTATTGAGGCTGTTAAAGTAACGCTTGAGAAATGCCCTCCTGAACTTGCGGCAGATATTATGGACCGAGGTATTGTATTAACAGGTGGCGGTGCACTCTTACGTAATTTGGATAAATTGTTAGCTGAAGAAACAGGAATGCCAGTTATTGTAGCGGAGAACCCATTGGATTGTGTAGCGATTGGTACGGGTAAGGCGCTGGAGAACATTCATTTGTTTAAGCCATCTGCTAGATCAAGACGGTAG
- the mreC gene encoding rod shape-determining protein MreC, translated as MLGNKRLFVILISLVMFIALMGFTIGPRVSLTWPEKFVRDTVGFVQNIFYKPAGYIAGLFEDVGNMRDIYTENEKLKIALAQYAREKTHFNILETENEQLKEDLKFTTAQSTKNNYEWNIAQVISVNSDPNNRSLVIDIGSREGVKPNMFVTSVEGLVGVISQVSNFSSTVKLITTMDANDPNSNSISVTALDNKNKTFGIIESYNEETKKLLMTSIKADDPLKKGDTIVSSGSGGLFPKGIVVGTVDSVQVGAMGLLRTATITPSASFVDWKQLFVVFTPEVEE; from the coding sequence ATGCTTGGAAACAAGAGATTGTTTGTCATATTAATTAGTCTAGTAATGTTTATTGCCTTAATGGGATTCACCATTGGACCTAGAGTATCGTTGACTTGGCCCGAGAAGTTTGTCAGGGATACGGTAGGATTCGTACAAAATATCTTTTATAAGCCCGCTGGCTATATAGCGGGCTTGTTTGAAGATGTTGGTAATATGAGAGATATTTACACGGAAAATGAGAAGCTAAAAATAGCGCTAGCACAGTATGCACGTGAGAAAACGCACTTCAACATTTTGGAAACAGAGAATGAACAACTTAAAGAGGATCTTAAATTCACTACTGCACAGAGTACCAAAAATAATTATGAATGGAATATTGCACAAGTTATAAGTGTGAATTCTGATCCTAATAACCGATCTTTAGTGATTGATATTGGTTCTCGTGAGGGTGTGAAACCCAATATGTTTGTTACTTCTGTAGAGGGTCTTGTCGGTGTAATTAGTCAGGTGAGTAACTTTTCTTCAACGGTTAAGCTAATCACAACTATGGATGCGAATGATCCTAACTCCAATTCTATTTCTGTTACAGCACTTGATAATAAGAACAAAACTTTTGGAATTATTGAGAGCTACAATGAGGAAACGAAGAAGTTATTAATGACAAGTATCAAAGCCGATGACCCATTGAAAAAAGGAGATACCATTGTGTCATCAGGAAGTGGCGGTCTTTTTCCGAAGGGGATTGTGGTTGGAACTGTCGATAGCGTTCAAGTAGGTGCGATGGGATTGTTGAGAACAGCAACGATTACTCCATCTGCAAGCTTCGTGGACTGGAAGCAATTATTTGTGGTGTTTACACCAGAGGTTGAAGAGTAG
- the mreD gene encoding rod shape-determining protein MreD, protein MMMRRPILILLLFVLFILEGAVVPWLVPDSWQTRIVPNFVYIVILFVTVYNHRHTALVLGLSFGMLHDIVYYGQIMGTYSFAMGFSAYLMGFIFQAPRAPMPIMMTVIVLGSLVLDSTLYGIYTIFQLSHMTYDWALVNHILPNLFLHFVFGLVIYVPLRSQLEKVYKRSSNEKTA, encoded by the coding sequence GTGATGATGCGTAGACCGATTCTTATCCTTTTGTTATTTGTCCTGTTCATCTTAGAAGGTGCTGTTGTTCCTTGGCTTGTACCTGATTCTTGGCAAACTAGAATTGTGCCTAATTTCGTCTATATCGTCATTTTATTTGTTACTGTATATAACCATCGGCATACAGCATTGGTTCTAGGGCTGTCCTTTGGAATGTTGCACGACATCGTTTATTACGGCCAAATTATGGGTACATATTCTTTTGCTATGGGTTTTTCTGCGTACTTAATGGGATTCATATTTCAAGCTCCGCGGGCTCCTATGCCGATTATGATGACTGTTATTGTTCTGGGAAGTTTGGTTTTAGATAGTACTTTGTATGGTATTTATACTATATTTCAGTTGAGTCACATGACGTACGATTGGGCTTTAGTAAATCATATACTCCCCAATTTATTTCTTCATTTTGTATTTGGATTAGTCATCTATGTTCCTCTACGGTCACAGTTGGAAAAGGTATATAAACGCAGCAGCAATGAGAAGACAGCTTAG
- a CDS encoding septum site-determining protein MinC — MTVKSNHVTIKGIKDGLVFLLNDECEFEKVLIELRYKLEHSHQNILTGPIIHVDVKLGLRQITEDQRQSILDILKQKGNLLVRSVESAELLPPQKSESGITVMSGMVRSGQILHHDGQLLFLGDVNPGGTITCTGDIYILGALRGMAHAGIEGNNESIIAASHFAPTQLRISEIISRPPDEWETRETSMEFAYLQDGMMQIDKMNNIIRLRRDFNMFKGV; from the coding sequence ATGACTGTAAAATCCAATCACGTTACGATTAAGGGCATCAAAGATGGCCTGGTTTTCTTACTTAATGATGAGTGTGAATTCGAGAAAGTGTTGATTGAGCTTCGTTATAAGTTAGAGCATAGCCACCAAAATATTTTGACGGGCCCCATTATTCACGTGGATGTGAAGCTTGGGTTACGGCAAATAACGGAAGATCAAAGACAGAGTATATTAGATATTCTGAAGCAAAAAGGTAATCTACTGGTACGCTCCGTTGAATCAGCGGAATTACTCCCCCCTCAAAAAAGTGAGAGTGGTATCACTGTTATGAGTGGTATGGTGCGCTCAGGACAAATTTTACATCATGATGGCCAACTTCTTTTTCTAGGGGATGTAAATCCGGGTGGTACAATAACTTGTACAGGAGATATTTATATTTTGGGTGCTCTGCGTGGTATGGCACATGCGGGTATAGAAGGTAACAATGAGTCCATTATTGCAGCATCTCATTTCGCACCAACACAGCTCAGAATTTCCGAAATCATTAGCCGCCCGCCTGATGAGTGGGAGACCAGAGAGACGAGTATGGAATTTGCGTACTTGCAGGATGGTATGATGCAGATTGACAAGATGAATAATATTATTCGGTTAAGGCGGGATTTTAACATGTTTAAGGGGGTGTAG
- the minD gene encoding septum site-determining protein MinD, producing MGEAIVITSGKGGVGKTTTSANIGTALALLGKKVCLVDTDIGLRNLDVVMGLENRIIYDLCDVAEGRCRLNQALVKDKRFDELYMLPAAQTKDKNSISPEQVRDIILELKKEYEYVIIDCPAGIEQGFKNAIAGADKAIVVTTPENAAVRDADRIIGLLESSNIESPKLVVNRIRPNMVKSGDMLDIEDILQVLNIDLIGIVPDDEYVIKAANNGEPTVMNPDSKAAIAYRNIARRILGDTVPLMQLDNKKGAFKRFKKLFGM from the coding sequence ATGGGAGAGGCAATCGTCATCACTTCAGGTAAAGGTGGTGTTGGCAAAACAACGACTTCAGCTAATATTGGAACAGCACTTGCGCTGCTTGGCAAAAAGGTCTGTTTGGTGGATACCGATATTGGATTGCGTAATTTGGATGTTGTCATGGGATTGGAGAATCGCATTATATATGATTTATGTGATGTTGCCGAAGGAAGATGTCGCCTGAATCAAGCGCTTGTGAAAGATAAGCGATTCGACGAATTATATATGCTGCCTGCAGCGCAGACTAAAGACAAGAATTCCATTTCCCCAGAACAGGTTAGGGATATTATTCTTGAATTGAAGAAAGAGTATGAATATGTCATTATTGACTGCCCAGCAGGGATCGAGCAAGGTTTCAAGAATGCCATTGCAGGAGCCGATAAAGCCATCGTAGTTACGACACCTGAGAATGCGGCTGTAAGAGACGCTGATCGAATTATTGGATTGCTCGAAAGCTCTAATATAGAGTCGCCGAAGCTAGTTGTGAATCGAATACGTCCTAATATGGTGAAATCAGGAGACATGTTAGATATTGAGGATATTCTTCAAGTGCTAAATATTGATCTCATTGGAATTGTTCCTGATGATGAATATGTCATTAAAGCAGCTAATAATGGAGAACCGACGGTCATGAATCCAGACTCAAAAGCTGCTATTGCTTACCGTAACATTGCGCGGCGTATACTGGGAGATACGGTACCTTTGATGCAGTTAGACAATAAAAAGGGTGCATTCAAACGATTTAAGAAGTTATTTGGAATGTGA
- a CDS encoding DUF2179 domain-containing protein codes for MLTTLATILIIQIIYVSFFTLRMIFTLKGQRYLAAALSTVEITVYVLGLNMVLKYVNQPLSLAVYAIGYGLGVLTGSWLEGKIALGYITMKVILNDPESNMANRLRDLGYGVTAWVGSGRDGHRLVFEVLAKRKNQKKLYRSILEMDPKAFIVITEPIQLHGGFWAKGSKR; via the coding sequence ATGCTAACCACATTAGCGACCATATTAATTATACAAATTATTTATGTGTCTTTTTTTACTTTACGTATGATATTCACATTAAAGGGCCAACGATATCTAGCAGCTGCTCTTAGTACTGTTGAAATTACTGTATATGTTCTTGGATTAAATATGGTACTGAAGTATGTGAACCAACCATTGAGTCTTGCTGTGTATGCCATAGGTTATGGACTTGGTGTACTTACAGGTTCATGGCTTGAGGGGAAAATTGCTCTTGGTTATATTACGATGAAAGTCATTCTGAATGATCCAGAGAGCAATATGGCTAACCGTCTTCGTGACTTAGGCTATGGTGTAACTGCGTGGGTAGGAAGTGGTAGAGACGGTCATAGGTTGGTGTTCGAGGTGTTAGCTAAACGTAAAAATCAAAAGAAACTATATCGTTCAATTCTAGAGATGGACCCTAAGGCGTTTATAGTTATTACTGAACCTATTCAATTACATGGTGGGTTCTGGGCCAAAGGTTCTAAAAGATAA
- a CDS encoding M23 family metallopeptidase → MIKNSSMKQRRQERIQELLDVSPQFMKLPVSPAPTARLHDHQDQLPPTYPEQPEYLERDPETLWKKERGRWGELEGGRNKHSFVSGFVWRLMVSTLLFGMIWGVFRIQQSWTLPIRHYVSQSLNREMNFQAMEAWYVAHFGEAPSFIPIFNSQDEEPQKMNASLSFIRPIEGNVIQSYALSLKGIEIAPSGDSNMALQVKSVAMGHVLEVSDDSLTGKTVTIRHGGGMVAIYGHLSNTELQVNDWLQAGDIVGQLTNTPTGLSNLYFAMKQDNTYIDPAEVIHFD, encoded by the coding sequence ATGATAAAAAATTCATCGATGAAGCAACGCAGACAGGAACGCATACAAGAACTTCTCGATGTTAGCCCACAATTCATGAAACTGCCAGTCTCACCTGCTCCTACAGCTAGACTGCATGATCATCAAGATCAGTTGCCACCAACCTATCCTGAACAGCCTGAATATCTAGAAAGGGACCCTGAAACATTATGGAAAAAGGAACGTGGACGATGGGGAGAGTTAGAAGGAGGGCGTAATAAACATTCATTTGTGTCAGGCTTTGTTTGGCGTTTGATGGTTAGTACTCTGTTGTTCGGAATGATTTGGGGCGTATTTCGTATTCAACAGTCGTGGACATTGCCCATTCGACATTATGTTAGCCAATCATTGAATCGAGAAATGAATTTTCAGGCAATGGAAGCTTGGTATGTGGCTCATTTTGGTGAGGCGCCCTCATTCATACCCATTTTTAATAGTCAAGATGAAGAGCCTCAGAAAATGAACGCGTCACTTTCATTCATACGGCCTATTGAAGGGAATGTTATTCAATCTTATGCGCTAAGTTTAAAAGGAATAGAAATTGCTCCATCAGGAGATTCAAATATGGCGCTTCAGGTTAAAAGCGTAGCAATGGGTCATGTACTTGAGGTATCAGACGATTCCTTAACGGGGAAGACCGTTACTATTCGGCATGGTGGAGGGATGGTGGCAATTTACGGCCATTTATCCAACACGGAGCTCCAAGTAAACGACTGGTTACAGGCAGGAGATATTGTGGGACAGTTGACCAATACTCCAACTGGGTTGTCTAACCTATATTTTGCGATGAAGCAGGACAATACGTATATTGATCCAGCGGAAGTGATTCATTTTGATTAA
- a CDS encoding M50 family metallopeptidase — protein MINIRGITCSLHPFFVIVMLTSVLTGHFIELITLFAIVLIHEMGHMSAAMIFGIRVRSVQLLPFGGVVTIEDGGKMTVWKEIGIALAGPLQNGIMIAIAMAFKEIGSGDEAFLSYVIHGNAVIALFNLLPILPLDGGKITQAFVSRYMAYHSTLLWSSRISIVASSFVILYSLLPLVQGEKSIQLNLLMIGTFLFYSNFVDYKNLPYRFMRFLMNREPLYIKYSINGNYGHPIIADSAKHLGSILRLFKRDKYHLIYVMNKKGIIEGVLPEQSIISAYFAQDRRLP, from the coding sequence TTGATTAATATTAGGGGGATAACATGTTCCTTACATCCTTTTTTTGTGATCGTGATGCTAACCTCCGTATTGACGGGTCACTTCATAGAATTAATTACGTTGTTTGCGATCGTATTGATACATGAAATGGGACATATGAGTGCAGCTATGATATTTGGTATTCGTGTACGTTCAGTTCAACTGTTACCTTTTGGTGGAGTCGTTACGATTGAAGATGGGGGAAAGATGACGGTCTGGAAGGAAATTGGTATTGCTCTAGCAGGCCCATTACAGAACGGAATCATGATTGCTATCGCAATGGCCTTCAAGGAGATAGGTTCAGGAGATGAAGCATTTCTATCTTATGTGATTCATGGTAACGCAGTTATTGCTTTATTTAATTTATTGCCTATTCTTCCACTTGATGGGGGTAAAATTACGCAAGCCTTTGTTAGTCGTTATATGGCCTACCACTCCACATTACTGTGGTCATCTAGAATTAGCATTGTTGCAAGCAGTTTTGTCATTCTGTATTCTTTGTTGCCGTTGGTTCAAGGTGAAAAATCTATTCAACTCAATCTCCTAATGATAGGCACGTTTTTATTCTATTCCAATTTCGTAGACTATAAAAATTTGCCCTACCGTTTTATGAGGTTTTTAATGAATCGCGAACCATTATATATAAAATATTCTATTAATGGAAATTATGGGCATCCAATTATCGCTGATTCAGCGAAACATTTAGGTAGTATTCTACGTCTATTTAAAAGAGATAAGTATCATTTGATCTATGTTATGAATAAAAAAGGTATAATTGAAGGTGTATTGCCAGAGCAAAGTATTATTTCAGCTTATTTTGCCCAAGACCGTCGTCTACCCTGA
- a CDS encoding Rne/Rng family ribonuclease, with protein sequence MKQMIVHCEPKFTQMALMEEGKLVEFAAERSQSQSQSLVGSFYKGRVVNVLPGMQAAFVDIGHKKNAFLYVDDVLHPHLEKQPKDKPSIEELLKIGQEVVVQVMKEPLRGKGPRVTTHYSLPGRWIVYMPIADYVAVSKKIQRESERTRLKMLSEQMRVSGEGIIIRTVSQDENPDAIHGDLDFLRSQWKLIQERAEVSSAPCLLHKDLSIVQRLIRDVLDPFQDELIINSEREARDAETFLEEIAGVGYNPVRVYRDSEWIFNAYGVQEQLEKDIARKVTLSSGGSIVWDHTEALTVVDVNTGKYTGGDSLEDTVTLTNLQAAEEIARLIRLRDVGGIIVIDFIDMEQEENRQSVVEVLEAGMKDDRTKSQVVGWTKLGLLELTRKKVRDDTAMMFYCPCDTCGGTGRINLLHIY encoded by the coding sequence ATGAAACAGATGATTGTTCACTGTGAACCGAAGTTCACACAGATGGCTCTCATGGAGGAAGGGAAGCTTGTGGAGTTCGCAGCTGAGCGTAGCCAAAGCCAGAGTCAAAGTCTGGTAGGCAGTTTTTACAAAGGCCGTGTCGTCAATGTACTACCGGGGATGCAGGCAGCTTTTGTTGATATCGGCCATAAGAAGAATGCCTTTCTGTATGTTGATGACGTGTTACACCCCCATCTTGAGAAGCAGCCGAAGGATAAACCTTCGATAGAAGAATTACTGAAAATTGGACAAGAGGTTGTTGTTCAAGTGATGAAAGAGCCATTACGAGGTAAAGGCCCTCGTGTAACGACTCATTATTCTCTTCCAGGACGTTGGATTGTCTATATGCCCATTGCGGATTATGTAGCCGTATCCAAAAAAATTCAAAGAGAAAGTGAACGGACTCGTCTCAAAATGTTAAGTGAACAAATGAGAGTGAGTGGTGAAGGGATTATTATAAGAACCGTTTCTCAGGACGAAAATCCGGATGCCATTCATGGTGATCTGGATTTCTTACGCTCACAATGGAAATTGATACAAGAGCGTGCAGAGGTATCATCAGCACCTTGTTTGCTACATAAAGACCTTAGTATTGTTCAGCGTCTTATTCGTGATGTGTTGGATCCGTTTCAGGATGAACTTATCATTAATAGCGAGCGAGAAGCACGAGATGCGGAAACCTTCTTAGAGGAAATTGCAGGTGTTGGATATAATCCTGTGAGGGTATACCGCGACTCTGAATGGATATTTAATGCTTATGGTGTGCAAGAACAATTGGAAAAAGATATTGCCCGTAAGGTCACACTTTCAAGTGGCGGAAGTATTGTGTGGGACCATACGGAGGCTTTGACCGTAGTTGATGTTAATACTGGCAAATACACGGGTGGAGACAGTCTAGAGGATACAGTAACGTTAACGAATCTACAGGCAGCTGAGGAAATTGCTAGATTGATTAGATTACGTGATGTAGGCGGTATTATAGTGATCGATTTCATTGATATGGAGCAAGAAGAGAATCGTCAGAGTGTAGTTGAAGTTCTTGAAGCGGGGATGAAGGATGATCGAACCAAGAGTCAGGTTGTTGGTTGGACAAAGTTAGGCTTGCTTGAGCTCACACGTAAAAAGGTTAGGGATGATACAGCCATGATGTTCTATTGCCCATGTGATACTTGTGGTGGAACAGGTAGGATAAACCTTTTACATATTTATTGA
- the rplU gene encoding 50S ribosomal protein L21: MYAIIETGGKQYKVQEGDVLFIEKLSVEDGEDITFNRVLAVSGDNGLVVGTPLLSGATVTAKAEKHGKGHKVVVYKYKPKKNYHVKQGHRQPYTKVTIGKIQA; encoded by the coding sequence ATGTACGCAATTATTGAAACAGGCGGTAAACAATACAAAGTGCAAGAGGGCGATGTATTGTTCATTGAGAAATTGAGCGTAGAAGACGGAGAAGATATAACTTTCAACCGTGTACTAGCAGTTTCTGGTGACAATGGTTTGGTAGTAGGTACACCATTACTTTCTGGTGCAACTGTAACTGCTAAAGCTGAGAAGCATGGTAAAGGTCATAAGGTTGTTGTATACAAATACAAACCTAAGAAGAACTATCATGTGAAACAAGGTCATCGTCAACCATACACTAAAGTAACAATTGGGAAAATCCAGGCATAA
- a CDS encoding ribosomal-processing cysteine protease Prp, with protein sequence MIIVRIFRNSHGAIQSFKVKGHAGYAKAGEDIVCAGVSVVTVGTVNSIESLTGILLDATMHDGFLSGVVPHIEDEFTSSKVQLLLESMVVMLNDVAESYGEYIQIEDVII encoded by the coding sequence TTGATAATCGTACGTATTTTTAGAAATAGTCACGGAGCTATCCAAAGCTTTAAGGTGAAGGGACATGCTGGTTACGCGAAGGCTGGAGAAGACATTGTGTGTGCTGGAGTATCGGTAGTCACAGTTGGAACGGTTAACTCGATCGAGTCATTAACGGGTATCTTATTGGATGCTACAATGCATGATGGTTTTTTGAGTGGAGTAGTACCTCATATTGAGGATGAGTTCACGTCAAGCAAAGTGCAGCTATTACTGGAGTCAATGGTAGTTATGTTGAATGATGTTGCTGAATCATACGGTGAGTATATTCAAATAGAGGACGTTATTATTTAA
- the rpmA gene encoding 50S ribosomal protein L27: MLKLNLQLFASKKGVGSTKNGRDSKSKRLGVKRADGQVVTGGSILVRQRGTKIHPGTNVGIGKDDTLFAKVEGVVKFERWGRDRKKVSVYPVDIAPVAAAMEA, from the coding sequence ATGTTAAAGTTGAATCTTCAGTTATTCGCTTCGAAAAAGGGTGTAGGTTCCACAAAGAACGGTCGCGACAGTAAGTCGAAACGTCTTGGTGTGAAACGTGCAGACGGTCAAGTGGTTACTGGTGGAAGTATCTTGGTTCGCCAACGCGGAACAAAAATTCATCCAGGAACAAATGTTGGCATCGGTAAAGACGATACTTTGTTTGCTAAAGTGGAAGGCGTTGTGAAATTCGAACGTTGGGGCCGCGATCGCAAGAAAGTGAGCGTCTACCCGGTAGATATCGCTCCTGTAGCGGCAGCAATGGAAGCTTAA
- a CDS encoding Spo0B domain-containing protein, with translation MKSRKSLLALAVISIWFPLFFLLRYESLLWGILLTLWVAAVLWIGMRFIQRDSEMRQRAVIRSIERTAIKTLNHHRHDWMNDLQILYGYIQLGKHDKTVGCVGRIKERMEVESKIATLGIPSLVFYLQSFRTIGSNIELEVVVMNDLQLADRMRQEDSETWVSAIMQTIRAYQYSNLAPSGESRKLILTLYEEHGEVVAHFEGEGSQVDSEMLQKQIHNVVQSDRITTKQLQSSQASIQLRVPCDT, from the coding sequence GTGAAATCCAGGAAAAGTTTATTGGCTTTAGCTGTCATATCCATATGGTTTCCTTTGTTTTTCTTACTGAGGTACGAGTCCCTACTGTGGGGTATTCTGCTAACTCTGTGGGTGGCTGCAGTGCTCTGGATCGGAATGAGATTTATTCAAAGAGATAGTGAAATGAGGCAGCGTGCGGTGATTCGAAGTATTGAAAGGACAGCTATTAAGACTTTGAATCACCACCGACATGACTGGATGAATGATCTACAAATTTTGTATGGTTACATTCAGCTCGGAAAGCATGATAAAACGGTAGGATGTGTGGGTAGAATAAAGGAGAGGATGGAAGTTGAGAGTAAGATTGCAACGCTCGGAATTCCTTCCTTGGTATTTTACTTACAGTCCTTTCGCACAATAGGAAGCAACATTGAGCTTGAGGTTGTTGTTATGAATGACCTTCAACTGGCAGATAGAATGAGACAAGAGGACAGTGAAACTTGGGTCTCTGCTATTATGCAGACCATACGAGCGTATCAATATAGTAACCTTGCACCCTCGGGGGAGAGTCGGAAGCTCATCCTTACTTTGTATGAGGAGCATGGTGAAGTTGTTGCTCATTTTGAAGGTGAAGGATCTCAGGTCGATTCTGAAATGTTGCAGAAACAAATTCATAATGTGGTACAGAGCGATAGAATAACAACGAAGCAGCTTCAATCTTCACAAGCTTCGATTCAACTGCGAGTACCGTGTGATACATGA